The following is a genomic window from Pseudothermotoga thermarum DSM 5069.
CCTCGGTTGAAACCAATTTCTTGGCGGATGGGTTGTTCAGATAAAGATCCTTTGTCATGAATCCATCTGCTATGACTTTTTCGACGGCATCTTCTATAGCATTCGCTTCTTTTTCAAGTCTTAAAGAATATCTCAAAAGCAATGCCACAGAAAGAATAGTACCAAGCGGATTTGCAATGTTCATCCCCGCTATATCCGGCGCAGAACCGTGTATTGGTTCGTACAAACCTTTTAAGCCTTCACCAAGGCTTGCGGAAGGTAACATCCCAATTGAGCCTGTTATAACCGCTGCTTCGTCGCTCAGAATGTCTCCAAAGGTGTTTTCGGTGAGTATCACGTCAAACTGAGCAGGATTTTTCACAAGCTGCATCGCACAGTTATCCACGTACATGTGTTCCAAAGTTATATCTGGATAACGGCTTGCAACTTTTTGAACAACTTCTCGCCAAAGCCTAGAAGTTTCCAAAACATTTGCTTTGTCAACGGATGTGACCTTTTTCTTTCTGTTTCTTGCAAGTTCAAAGGCAACCTTTGCTATTCTTTCTATTTCTTCGTACGTGTAATACATCGTGTCGACGGCGTAGACTTTGCCGTTTTCTTCAAACCTTCCTTTTGGTTTTCCAAAGTAAAGTCCCCCTGTCAATTCGCGAACGATGACCAAATCAACTCCTTTTAGTAAATTTTCTTTCAATGGTGAACTGAAAGCCAAGTTCGGATAAAACTTCACCGGTCGAATGTTTGCAAACAGCTTCAAACCTTCTCGAAGTTTCAAAAGAGCTTTTTCAGGTCTCATATGAGAGGGTAAATCATCCCACTTTGGTCCTCCAACTGCCCCAAGCAAAATTGCATCTGCCTTTTGGCACAATTCCCAAGTTTCGTCCGGTAGCGGTACCCCCTTTTCATCCAAAGCTGCTCCTCCGATCAAACCAAATTGTATTTCAAAACCGTGATGGAAAAGCTTTCCAATTGTCTCTAACACCTTCACACCTTGTTTCACAACTTCCGGTCCTATTCCATCCCCAGGCAAAACCGCTATTTTGAAACCACTCATTTTATCTCACCTCTAGCCTTTGCCATGGCGAAGTTCAAAAGTCCTCCCCTTTTTATGATTTCCTGGATCAAAAGAGGGAAAGGTTTAATCTTAAAGACCTCACCGGTTGTTGCATTTTCCACTAGTCCATTTGATAGATCAACTTTCACCCAATCTCCTTCGTTTATTTTTTCAACTGCTTCAGGAAGTTCAACTATCGCAAGCCCTATGTTTATGGCATTTCTGTAGAATATCCTTGCAAAGGATTTTGCTATTATGCACTTTACGCCGGAAGCTTTGATGGCTATTGGAGCATGTTCCCTTGATGAACCGCACCCGAAATTTTCACCAACCACGAGTATTGTTTTTTCTTTAACTTTGACTTTGAAATCTGGATCAAGATCCTCCATACAATGGCGGGCAAGCTCAGTTGGATCAGTTGTGTTTAAATACCTGGCGGGAATTATCACGTCGGTGTCTATGTTGTCGCCATACTTCAAAGTTTTTCCTTCGTAGATCGTCATTCTTTCACCTCCACTTCCCACGGCGCAGCGATTCTTCCAAGGATTGCTGAGGCTGCTGCAACAGCAGGGTTTGCAAGGTATACTTCGCTTTTGGGATGCCCCATTCTTCCGACGAAGTTTCTGTTGGTTGTGCTTAAAGCTTTTTCTCCTTCGGCAAGCACTCCAAGGTGTCCTCCAAGACATGGTCCACAGCTGGGTGGTGTGATTGTGGCACCGGCTTCCAGAAAGATTTCTATCAAACCCTCTTTCAAAGCTTGAAGGTAGATCTCGGGTGTGGCTGGGGTTATTATGAGCCTCAAGTTGGGATTGACCTTGTGACCCTTTAAAATTTTTGCCGCGATTCTCAAATCCTCAAGTCTTCCGTTGGTGCAAGAGCCTATGTAAACTTGATCTAGCGTTATGTTTTTGCTTGCAGCTTCCGAAACTGGATAAACGTTGCTGGGTAAATGTGGAAATGCAACCATCGGTTCGAGTTTCGAGACGTCCCACTCGTAAACTTCTTTGTAATTTGCATCTTTGTCGCTAAAAATCAGTTCGTATTTCCTTTTAACCCTTTTCTTGAGGTACTCCAGTGTTATTTCATCAGGTTCGATTATCCCGTTTTTTGCACCAGCTTCCACAGCCATGTTGCACATTGTGAATCTATCTGCCATACCAAGGTTTTTGATGGCTTCACCAGCAAATTCCATTGCCATGTATCGTGCACCATCTACACCGATTTTTCCTATTGTGTAAAGGATTAAATCTTTTCCCCCTACCCACTTTGGTAACTTTCCATAGTAGATGAACTTTACAGTTTCTGGTACTTTCAACCACACTTCACCAAAAGCCATGGCATACGCGGCATCCGTGCTTCCAATCCCAGTTGAAAAGGCTCCTAAGGCACCATAAGTGCAGGTGTGCGAATCTGCCCCAACAACACAATCACCAGGAGCTATCAAACCTTCGTCTGGCAAAAGAACATGCGCTATCCCAGCTCTGCCAACCTCGTAGTAATACCTTATGTTTTGCTCTTTTGCAAAAAGTCTTGTAATCTTTGCCTGTTCTGCCGATTTGATATCTTTGTTTGGCGTCGAGTGATCTGGAACCAAAGCTATTTTCTCTGGATCAAAAACTTTTTCAACACCAATTTTTTTGAACTCTTTTATGGCAAGCGGAGCAGTTATATCGTTTGCAAGAACAAGGTCAACTTTTACGAAGATCAAATCGCCTGGGAATATTTCTTTTTTGTCAGAATGCTTTAGCAAAATCTTTTCGGTTATTGTGTAACCCATTTTGATTTTCAACCTCCCTGCTGGTGGCTGAGCAAATTGTTCAAACCTCTTATGTAAGCCAAAGCACTGGCTTCAACCACATCGGTACTTATCGCTCTTCCTATCACAACATTTCCTTGATTATCTGCGATTTTGACGATGGATTCTCCAAGTGCATCAGTTCCAGACCCAACCGAATGCAATGAAAAATCCAAAAGTGTGTGTGGTACCTTAACTGCTCTTGCTATCGCCTTGTAAACGGCATCAACTGGCCCATTTCCCGTTGATGTGCTCATCACTTCTTCACCTTTTATTTGAACAATCACGGTGGCCACAGGAATCAAGCCTGCTCCGC
Proteins encoded in this region:
- the leuB gene encoding 3-isopropylmalate dehydrogenase; this encodes MSGFKIAVLPGDGIGPEVVKQGVKVLETIGKLFHHGFEIQFGLIGGAALDEKGVPLPDETWELCQKADAILLGAVGGPKWDDLPSHMRPEKALLKLREGLKLFANIRPVKFYPNLAFSSPLKENLLKGVDLVIVRELTGGLYFGKPKGRFEENGKVYAVDTMYYTYEEIERIAKVAFELARNRKKKVTSVDKANVLETSRLWREVVQKVASRYPDITLEHMYVDNCAMQLVKNPAQFDVILTENTFGDILSDEAAVITGSIGMLPSASLGEGLKGLYEPIHGSAPDIAGMNIANPLGTILSVALLLRYSLRLEKEANAIEDAVEKVIADGFMTKDLYLNNPSAKKLVSTEEMGDIVVEYVKREYHREE
- the leuD gene encoding 3-isopropylmalate dehydratase small subunit codes for the protein MYEGKTLKYGDNIDTDVIIPARYLNTTDPTELARHCMEDLDPDFKVKVKEKTILVVGENFGCGSSREHAPIAIKASGVKCIIAKSFARIFYRNAINIGLAIVELPEAVEKINEGDWVKVDLSNGLVENATTGEVFKIKPFPLLIQEIIKRGGLLNFAMAKARGEIK
- the leuC gene encoding 3-isopropylmalate dehydratase large subunit — protein: MGYTITEKILLKHSDKKEIFPGDLIFVKVDLVLANDITAPLAIKEFKKIGVEKVFDPEKIALVPDHSTPNKDIKSAEQAKITRLFAKEQNIRYYYEVGRAGIAHVLLPDEGLIAPGDCVVGADSHTCTYGALGAFSTGIGSTDAAYAMAFGEVWLKVPETVKFIYYGKLPKWVGGKDLILYTIGKIGVDGARYMAMEFAGEAIKNLGMADRFTMCNMAVEAGAKNGIIEPDEITLEYLKKRVKRKYELIFSDKDANYKEVYEWDVSKLEPMVAFPHLPSNVYPVSEAASKNITLDQVYIGSCTNGRLEDLRIAAKILKGHKVNPNLRLIITPATPEIYLQALKEGLIEIFLEAGATITPPSCGPCLGGHLGVLAEGEKALSTTNRNFVGRMGHPKSEVYLANPAVAAASAILGRIAAPWEVEVKE